A part of Aricia agestis chromosome 13, ilAriAges1.1, whole genome shotgun sequence genomic DNA contains:
- the LOC121733453 gene encoding septin-2 isoform X2 — MMTERERGERDYIGFATLPEQVHRKSVKRGFDFTLMVVGESGLGKSTLINSLFLGDLYKNRKIPDVQDRIEKTTTIEKKTMEIEERGVKLRLTIVDTPGFGDSINCEDSWRVCSAYVDEQFRQYFTDESGLNRRHMQDNRVHCCLYFVPPWAHSLRQVDLEMMRRLHRKVNIVVVIAKADSLTAAEVRRLKTRILNDLEEHQIQVYQFPECDSDEDEEFKQQDRELKAAAPFAVVAADTVLEVGGKRVRGRQYPWGIVDVENPRHSDFTKLRTMLISTHMQDLKDVTQDVHYENFRAQCISQISQHAMRERGKLKRDSMGNNPESIVITDTDRLLLQKDEEIRRMQDMLTQMQEKLKASDKKHDSIIDV; from the exons ATGATGACTG AACGCGAGCGGGGCGAAAGAGACTACATCGGCTTCGCGACTCTGCCGGAGCAAGTGCACCGGAAGTCGGTGAAGAGGGGGTTCGACTTCACGCTCATGGTGGTGGGCGAGTCGGGACTGGGCAAGTCCACCctcatcaacagcctcttcctAGGAGACCtgtacaaaaatagaaaaattccCGATGTTCAGG ATAGAATAGAAAAGACGACGACGATAGAAAAGAAAACGATGGAGATCGAGGAGCGGGGTGTGAAGCTTCGTCTGACCATCGTGGATACCCCCGGCTTCGGCGACTCCATCAACTGCGAGGACTCGTGGCGGGTGTGCTCGGCGTACGTGGACGAGCAGTTCCGACAGTACTTCACTGATGAGAGCGGCCTCAACCGACGACACATGCAGGACAACAGGGTGCATTGCTGCCTGTACTTCGTCCCGCCTTGGGCACACAG TTTACGACAAGTCGACTTGGAAATGATGAGGAGGCTGCATCGTAAAGTTAACATAGTTGTAGTTATAGCTAAGGCGGATTCCCTCACGGCGGCCGAAGTTAGGCGGCTCAAAACACGCATACTTAACGATCTGGAGGAACATCAAATTCAG GTTTACCAGTTCCCTGAGTGTGATAGCGACGAAGATGAAGAATTTAAACAACAGGACAGGGAGTTAAAGGCAGCGGCGCCCTTCGCGGTGGTGGCGGCTGATACGGTCCTAGAGGTCGGTGGAAAGAGAGTCCGGGGCAGGCAGTATCCTTGGGGAATAGTTGACG TGGAGAATCCCCGCCACTCGGACTTCACTAAGCTGCGCACGATGCTGATCTCGACGCACATGCAGGACCTCAAGGACGTGACGCAGGACGTCCACTACGAGAACTTTCGCGCGCAGTGCATCTCGCAGATATCGCAGCACGCCATGCGGGAGAGAGG AAAACTGAAAAGGGATTCCATGGGCAACAATCCAGAGAGCATAGTTATTACCGACACCGACAGACTATTGCTGCAGAAGGATGAAGAG ATTCGACGAATGCAGGACATGCTGACGCAGATGCAGGAGAAACTGAAAGCTTCCGACAAAAAACACGACAGTATTATTGATGTGTAG
- the LOC121733453 gene encoding septin-2 isoform X1 yields the protein MEKNGSYTIVDININDKDSNTNGGKDKNEVKKNVAVFKTQRERGERDYIGFATLPEQVHRKSVKRGFDFTLMVVGESGLGKSTLINSLFLGDLYKNRKIPDVQDRIEKTTTIEKKTMEIEERGVKLRLTIVDTPGFGDSINCEDSWRVCSAYVDEQFRQYFTDESGLNRRHMQDNRVHCCLYFVPPWAHSLRQVDLEMMRRLHRKVNIVVVIAKADSLTAAEVRRLKTRILNDLEEHQIQVYQFPECDSDEDEEFKQQDRELKAAAPFAVVAADTVLEVGGKRVRGRQYPWGIVDVENPRHSDFTKLRTMLISTHMQDLKDVTQDVHYENFRAQCISQISQHAMRERGKLKRDSMGNNPESIVITDTDRLLLQKDEEIRRMQDMLTQMQEKLKASDKKHDSIIDV from the exons ATGGAGAAAAACGGTTCATATACGATAGTAGATATAAACATTAACGATAAAGATTCAAATACAAACGGCGGTAAAGATAAGAATGAAGTTAAGAAAAACGTCGCTGTTTTTAAAACAC AACGCGAGCGGGGCGAAAGAGACTACATCGGCTTCGCGACTCTGCCGGAGCAAGTGCACCGGAAGTCGGTGAAGAGGGGGTTCGACTTCACGCTCATGGTGGTGGGCGAGTCGGGACTGGGCAAGTCCACCctcatcaacagcctcttcctAGGAGACCtgtacaaaaatagaaaaattccCGATGTTCAGG ATAGAATAGAAAAGACGACGACGATAGAAAAGAAAACGATGGAGATCGAGGAGCGGGGTGTGAAGCTTCGTCTGACCATCGTGGATACCCCCGGCTTCGGCGACTCCATCAACTGCGAGGACTCGTGGCGGGTGTGCTCGGCGTACGTGGACGAGCAGTTCCGACAGTACTTCACTGATGAGAGCGGCCTCAACCGACGACACATGCAGGACAACAGGGTGCATTGCTGCCTGTACTTCGTCCCGCCTTGGGCACACAG TTTACGACAAGTCGACTTGGAAATGATGAGGAGGCTGCATCGTAAAGTTAACATAGTTGTAGTTATAGCTAAGGCGGATTCCCTCACGGCGGCCGAAGTTAGGCGGCTCAAAACACGCATACTTAACGATCTGGAGGAACATCAAATTCAG GTTTACCAGTTCCCTGAGTGTGATAGCGACGAAGATGAAGAATTTAAACAACAGGACAGGGAGTTAAAGGCAGCGGCGCCCTTCGCGGTGGTGGCGGCTGATACGGTCCTAGAGGTCGGTGGAAAGAGAGTCCGGGGCAGGCAGTATCCTTGGGGAATAGTTGACG TGGAGAATCCCCGCCACTCGGACTTCACTAAGCTGCGCACGATGCTGATCTCGACGCACATGCAGGACCTCAAGGACGTGACGCAGGACGTCCACTACGAGAACTTTCGCGCGCAGTGCATCTCGCAGATATCGCAGCACGCCATGCGGGAGAGAGG AAAACTGAAAAGGGATTCCATGGGCAACAATCCAGAGAGCATAGTTATTACCGACACCGACAGACTATTGCTGCAGAAGGATGAAGAG ATTCGACGAATGCAGGACATGCTGACGCAGATGCAGGAGAAACTGAAAGCTTCCGACAAAAAACACGACAGTATTATTGATGTGTAG
- the LOC121733458 gene encoding density-regulated protein homolog, which yields MADRDLSLGPREGVTYPIKVQYCGNCSMPIEYCEYYPEYDKCKQWLEKNLPTEFEKVKIDEDDNGGGEEEKKRQKRGGKGMLKSKKKEDVPKLVQVSRAPRGKKKSVTVVSGLSTFDIDLKVAAKFFGTKFACGSSVTGDDEIVIQGDVKDDLFDVIPEKWPEIDEDSIEDLGDQKR from the exons ATGGCAGACAGAGATCTATCCCTCGGTCCACGAGAAGGAGTAACTTATCCTATTAAAGTACAATACTGTGGTAATTGTTCCATGCCAATAGAATATTGCGAGTATTATCCAGAATATGATAAGTGCAAACAATGGTTGGAAAAGAATTTGCCGACAGAGTTCGAAAAAGTGAAGATCG ATGAGGATGATAATGGTGGTGGCGAAGAAGAGAAGAAACGACAAAAGCGAGGCGGAAAGGGAATGcttaaatctaagaaaaaagaagaTGTTCCCAAGTTAGTCCAAGTTTCACGTGCTCCCAGGGGAAAGAAGAAATCTGTTACTGTTGTGTCTGGACTTAGTACTTTTG ATATTGATTTGAAGGTGGCTGCAAAGTTTTTTGGCACAAAATTTGCATGTGGTTCTTCTGTGACTGGTGATGATGAAATTGTTATTCAGGGAGATGTAAAGGATGATCTTTTTGATGTGATACCTGAAAAATGGCctgag ATTGATGAAGATAGTATTGAAGATCTTGGAGATCAAAAGagatag